A window of Etheostoma spectabile isolate EspeVRDwgs_2016 chromosome 24, UIUC_Espe_1.0, whole genome shotgun sequence genomic DNA:
CCGAGAGGCGGCTGTCATTCTCCTGCTGGATGAGGGGTGGTCGGAAGACGGTGACAGAGAGAATGAGGAGGAAACGAAGAAGAAAATGGTTAAGGGAATCTCAGACAGGTACAGAGAGTACGGACTACTGATAGACACGATGGCCAACAAGGACGTGAAGGTGATCGTGTCTGGTGACTCTTTTCTGAACCTGAGATGCTCACTTGTTTTGGACAACGCACGCTCCATTGACAGCCGCCAGTTTGTCGCCGTGGCAACTCAACTGGAGAATGAAGCCAAGGCTATCATTGCAAAGAAGCTGAAAGTGAGAACCTCAGGTAGTAAATTCTCTCCCTTCGTACAATTGCATTTCAGCATGGCCACTATTCATCCAAGAGGAATGacctctccctcttcttctgcTCTAGATATTGCAAATGTCATTGTCTGGGGAAACATCAGTGGTAGTTTCTACATTGACCTGCAGAGGGCAAAGGTTTTCAACTATGCCGGGGCAATCAAAGGACCAGCTTTCTTTTCCCAACCAGCCAAAAGCCTTCTCCAAGAAAGGTTTGTTCCAATAAAAGTAGGATGTCAATAAGTAATACCGGTAAGTACATCTTAGTGTGCTTTAAACACTAGATTAATGGCTTTTCTGATGTTATATACTTTAATGCCGGATTTGTTAACTCCACCCACCTGGCACTTTGCTGgctaaacaaacaacacaataagGGTAATATCAAATTACAAAACTGCCGACCAAACTGTACTCTGCTGTGTCTTCAGTCTGTGTCAATGTTAATTGCACAGTACTGTACTCTGAATGCTCTGATCCAAAGCTCCCTGCACTGGGATATACCGAAAAAAAAGCCACTATTCTCCTTCTGTCTTCCAGGAAATGGTTGGAAACAGACTTTCAAAACTTGGTACGTTGTCAGCGTGCAGCTGTGACTTCAAAGACCCGCCGAGCAGCTGCCATGACGGGGGCCAATGGGGTGCTTGCTGTCCTAAAGGCTTGGAATGGCATTTGTAGTCCAGATGAGGTCTTCTCTATTGGTGTACTTTGCCTAGGTGAACACACAGCACGCCTTTAGACATTGATTTTGGCTGATCTAGCTAGTTTAGATGTGTAATTTGTTATCTTATATTGCAGGGTACCACAATCTCCCAGATGGCATCGTTCTCTCAATCCCGGCAACCTTTACAGACGGTAGATGGTCCGTGCTGTGTGACGTGACCGTTGGAGACGAGTTGAAGGAGAGACTTCAGCTTTCTGCAAGTGAACTCTGGCAAGTATGTCTAGTTACTAAATTAACAAGGGATGTTGcacaacacacattttcatcGCTGCAATCTCAGGTTACCATTTCAAAGATGTTTCTAAGTACTAACAGaggtttttttcctttccccaGGAAAAAGAACTTGGATCAGAAAATTGCACAATTCTTATAGAGGAGACAGTTGATGGGTGTTAAAAATGTGCATAACGGGCGCcttggtagctcacctggtagagcgtgcgccatGTACGGGGGCTCAGTCCTTGACgcagtgacatgcagcaaagggcggCAGGATGGAACCCAACCTGCAGcccattccccttctctctcccctttcatgtctaaagctgtcctgtcagaaaaatgccaacaaaatcttaattaaaaaaaaaaataagtgtgcATATTAACAACCCAGACGTAAAAGGTTAGACGTTGGTTACAATGATCAGGGAAATAATTCAGATAAAAGGCAGTCCTACATCTTAAGTTTGTTTCAGTTTGTTCTTTTATTCTCTCACTTTCACATGTGTTATTTGGCCAGTTTAATGACAATAAATCTTTTCTGCTTCGTGAAACTCGCCCATTGccgttatatattttttttttacatgtaaaagATCAAACTGAGTACTTTATGGAAAAAGGAGAAATTAGAAAAtatattccttttttaaaattgtacatttCAGTAAGTGCCTTTTTTATAGTTCAAGAAGCGATATTTTAAGCATAAAACACATTACTAACATACACAAACTGTTAATATACTTCTCGAAATCTGATGGTATCACTTGTCACCCATTTCCCTTTACAGTAGAGCAGTCTTTTTAAAATGAGGACACTTCAAAACTTTTCTTCCCCTCGTTGCTAATTCGATTATAAACAAACTGAATTTATAGGGCTCTTTTAACCTGAAACATTCGTCTGGATTTTTTGTTTCTCACAAATTGTGCAGTACGTTGTCAGTTGACAAGGAGAACTTGAACAGAGCGCTGTTTTTACATGCAGAATATACACGTTCCTTTTTAACATTTCTACACTATACACAAGGAGGCGTTGACTGAAAAAGGAAAGGTTAGTACAAATACAGTGCATTACGACAACTCAGGAAATGGACACACATTCTGCAATGTTATATTCAATTTGTACAACCCACCCTTGAGACGTGGATGCTGAGTGGTTTACAAAAGCAAAACCGGCCTCTTTATACACTTGAGCATGGCGCTAAATTTCctttttgtcacgttttccACAAATTCCCAGCAGCGGCCAGATGCGTTGTGTGTCATTCAATTATCATGTCACTCAAGAAAGCCAGTGAAAAGTAACACTCCTTTGAAAATTGACCTCAAATATTTTTCATGGTAAATACATGCGTGATGCATGGCATGCATGGACTTAACTTTACTACATGTATGACTTGACAATACATGTAACAAATAGATGGGCACAGACGGGCCTATCAACAAGAAGCGTGTCTTTTAACAGAGTTGTAGATAAAGAATAAATTCAATTACATATGGATGTGTGGAATTGAATTCCATTTGCAATTATTGATAAAATTAAGCATCaaccaaagagacaaaaattcaggaccattttctttttatcttgCCATGTCAAAGTCACTTACGTGTACGGGTAAAGATCTACTACTTTTTAACATCCAACAATGTCAAAGATTAAGTTTCCGTTTCCAGGCAACAAGTGAAAGACCACTAGTGACTGAATGTTTCTGTCAAAACTGTAACCTCGGAGACCTTGGAGGTAAGGATAAAGTGAAGGACAATACTACTGTTTTACTAAGTCTAGCTCGGGGAATAGACAACATGTTCAACCACAATCCACGTGTCATCATTAAAACAATTATCATACAATCATTATGGGCAACTGAAGGGATTCAATTTACTTTAAACTTCCCCTCAGCTTAACAATAAAGTATTATTGAATGacgttaaattaaataatttatagcatatattaattattatataatcCAACATTTCAGCTCTTCATAACACCATCTAGATAAAGACCCTTATGAAAACAAGACGGAAGGGTTATTAAGCGCTCAGCCACGGTGGAAAACCAAGGCGTCATTATTCTGACGTGAGACTGAACGTGGGACAGACTCTCCACTAGGCTGTAAGATATTTGCCTGCTGATTTATCGAGCAAATTTCAACGTTGTTCAACCCCTCTCTATGACAGTTAACCTAACCCGGTTCTGGCCTGACCCTGCTCTCCTAGAACATGATAAACTATCTGGCCCGCaggctgaaaaaaaatcactaatgCAACTGGAGGTTGAACAGACCCTTCTGACGCACCGAGTATCCTCATCCATGCGCCACACAATAACCAACAGTATTAAACGGCAAACTCTTTGATACATGTTTTGTATATAGCATTGTGAATGGATATAATGTAAGTCTAatgtagaaataaaaacacaacagttgGGGGCAGGGGGAGCAAAACAGGGAAGCTATGACTGTGGTTGATGCTGAGGAGACAGAGGCGTCTCTGCAGCTACCGAGGCTCCTTCCACTGGCTGTCTGTCAGACATGAGGTCCAGCCCCTCAAGTTCACTTTGGTCCAGAAGCTCAAAGTCCTCTTCCTCGGTCGGAACAAGCGTGTCGTCGGGCATCTCCTCTCCGGTGCCGCTTTCTGTCGTAATCGCCTCATCCGGGTCCTGGTCAGCCTCCAGCGCTCCTATTGTAGTAATCATAGTGTTAGCAGTGGTCTCAGTGGGTGGGGTGGAGGTCTCCAGAGCGCCGGGCGGGGTTTCAGTGGGAAGGAACTCGGCCAGGGAGGGCTCCTCGCTGGCCTCGCTGGAGCGCAGCATGGCCGACAGAGTGTTCTGCACCACGGTGGAGATGGCCGTGCTCACTATTTCCTCGCTCAACGCCTCCAAGGACTGTTGTGTATCCCGGGCTACGGCAgcttccttctcctcttccccCAGCGTCCCCGCTGCCTCCCCTGCGCCTGCCACAGGCAACATGCCCTCCACACCCCCAGGTGGTCGCCCATGTCCGTTGAAGTGCGTGTTCACAAAGTGGAGCGGAGATGCTAGGTGCTGGATGAGAAGGCTGGCGGGACTCAACGGTTCCTTTTCGGACGGAGCAACGGCCTGGGCTCCGTCGCCCTGGCCGGGGCCTCGCAGGGGGAAGTGGAGCAGGGTGTGGTCGATGGATGGGAACTCCTCAACAGAGGGGAACTCAGGCAGATCCCGCAGGTAGGACTCCTCTGGGTCGCTGTGTAAACTCTGCTGGTCCAGGTCTGTAGTAGAGGTGAGACAGCTTTAAACACAAGCATCAAAGCCAAATATAATTCACAAATCAAGATATTTTTGGTTAAATATGACAGCAATAAAATCCCAAATATAGGTTTACTCAAGTCCAGACTTGAGCTGAACATCCTGTAATTACACAGTCAAAAGAAAACTACTAATGCAATGAACCAGTGAAGTGTGGCAAAGAAACACATCTGCACGCACACTTCCTTTGAAACATCACTGTTCAGCATTGTGGCTCTAATATGAATAAAGTGAACATCAAACATCAGCAATGCTGCCATTGAGTGATGTGTTCTGCTGTATTTTTGAGTTCCTTTGAACTTCCTAccaagcaaaaagaaaaaatacccATACTTCTGTATGGGTATGAATTGATGTGCGACAGTGATCCGAGCGATCATTTACCTTCAGAGACGTCAGTGAGTTGAGGAGTGGTGGCTCTCGACACGGAGAACCCTCCGCTCTCCAAGATGGATGCCTCCTCGTCTGACAACTCGGAGTCTGTGATGGCCATCGCCAGAGCTGTGGTCTTCACATCCACCTGACCAACAAAATCACAGCGTCATACCACTGCCAACACACAAATGCAGCGTCTAAGTTCTAGAGCTGCTcggtcaatattgaaatgacGATTATTTAACACTATTACGCATTGTCTTTTGGAAAGATTGTGCAAttattaaacttaaaaaaagtgaaacaaatcaacagagTAAACACCTAAAACTGTGACATTTCCCTCCATACTTTTCccatttgaactttttttccattcagaacacaagacaaaattgcaaaacaattactctgtctctgtgatcaCAAAGAGCCAAAATCGTAATCACGATTcaaattttgattaattgcacaccCCTACTTAGTTCATTCAATAGACACAGCGTATGGACCGCCTACCTGACATTACAGCTACAGCATCAGTTCCTGAATGGAACGGTGTCCTGCACGTGCGTAATGGAATGCAGTCACacttgaaaaatatatatttttgaagcTATTTACTACACCAAACTGCAGAGATCcattttaactaaaaaaaacaacaacacatttccTGCTTCCCACACTACTGTTCCCTGTGTTGGTGTTATGCTGTACACCCTCTCGGAGTCTAAAAAGAAGTGGCAGTGAAACATGGGTTGAGTTTGAAGGTGTGTCTCCATACCGTTGGAGCAAAACAGGACAGCTCCTCCTCACTGTCACTCTCCGTTTCGGCTCTTGGCTCGTccccctcctccatctccttctTCACctctgttaaaacacacacacacacacacacacacacacacacacacttataatGGAGAGGAATATGCATTGGCCTTAAGAACTGATTAAAATACAGAATGGCACTCAGGTTTATGCCACATCTTCAGAATGAGCAACAGTATACACTGTACTGTTACACTAGgagacatggggggggggttacaactTAAGAGGAAAATTCAATTTGAAACAGCAGTATGCTCGGATCCAATCTCAAAAGTATGTGTATTTTGATTTGCGGGTTTGTTTTGTGGAAAGGTCTTGACAAAACTATCAAACAAAGAATAAATACAatgtcattttacaaaaatgtacaaatggTTTACTTTTTGGAAAAGTACAGAATTGAGGAAGGAGAATGTAAATCTCACCAACGTTATGGtgcttgtattgtttttttctctccctttcttaaTAGCTTGATAGAGTGGGACTTAAATTGGAGtagtattttgtattatttgaaaTGATCGGTTTAGTTTAGCGTATTGGATTGTGGACTTGTCTATGGTAAAGACCGGGGGCAGGACTTGACAAGCCTGGGCTTTCTATCCCGTTTTGAATGCGTCACGTtatgttaaatacatttttgttgtcgTTATTCATTTTGTAAATCGGTCAAAATAAAGATATGGGATCTAGGCATAAATATAACCAGAGTCCTTAATATTCAACATGGTTCTAGTTACACAATTATGTTACATGTGGTGGGAGAAGAAAGGTGTTCTCACTTCATCCTCACATCCCTGTATtaatgttacattacatgtcatttagctgacgcttatatccaaagtgacttacagtTGCTTTATATGTCAGAAGTCCCACTCTTCTGtattaagtgtcttgctcaaggacacattggttgatgtatcgcagtgggaattgaacccaggtaTCCCACACCAAAAGCATGTGTCCACCATGTTACAAACACAGGCATTCCTTTTAATTTGATGTAATGCGTTAGGCCTAAATCTGTCGCCTGAAGGTGTCACAGTAGCACTCACTCCTCTTGTCGTGCTTGCGGTGCTCGGTTTCTCCCTTCATGCTGTAGTCCAGTTTCATCAGGATAGGCTCCAAGCCGGTGTACATCCTCTGGATCAGCTCGTGGTACACCACCAGGGGCCACAACAGTACGCTCAGGACTGAACAGGTGCACAGACAAAACAGTATCAACTTCTACTTCTACTGCCCTTTTCCTTCACCAGTATCACAACAAGAGTGCCATTCAATAAAAATGATGACATCCATTTTTACAGTTGATGTGATAAATATCCACTTgctacaaaatattaaaatacaagCAGCATGACTTAATGGACTACACCAACAGGATTCCTGTTTACTGAACAGATTACCAGGGAATCCAAAACCACAAGTAAATTTAACTACTCCATTAATCGCTATCCTTGCctgttatcacacacacacacacacacacacacacaccctgtttGTCAGGACAATGACACAATCCAATGTAAATGCAGGGCTTAGCGCAACAGTTTCTTCATGCCCATTGGGCAAAAGGTGACTCACCAATAATATAGGAGATCATGATCCCTGGTACATAGTGCCCGACCACGGCAAGTACAAGACAGCCACTGCACATCATCACACAGAACTGGGAAACAGAACAAGTGAAGGAAATTAGGCTATTACACCTTCAAGCTGCACAGGGTACAGGATGAGGAAGTGAAAACGTGGCATCTCTGCAggtgtgtagtgtgtttgtgcagaATGCAGAACCTGCCGAGATCAGACGGATTGCACCGTGCAATGTAGCTATGCCATACTTATTCTTATATACAGTTGCGTACAAGGTGAATTTGCAGTAATTAAAAATTCAAGCATTTAGGGTGTTTGAAATTCCTTTCTTTGTGTGTCAATGGGTAGAATCAAAGCGCTGTACCTTGCCATGGTTCTGCTGTTTGTACTGCAGCATCTCCTGCAGGTACAGGCAGTAAGTCAGGTAGCTTTCAGCCAGGTGGTGGCTGAGCTCAGGAATACTGAGCAGATGCTGCTCCACACTCATTGTGTTACTGTatgcaaacacagagagagagagagagagagagagagagagacaaaacattTGATAAAGAACAAAAACCTGTACTTGAATGCTTGCAGTGGTAATGTTGATTCTATGTTAATGGAAAGACGGTGAACACGCCCGGTAGCCTAAAATAACTTCTGATGATAACTGAAATTTTGTAAACAAAGACCGACTTCACAAAAAAGCGATTTTAACTGATGCTTTTActttcaatttacaaaatgaagaCACACGAGCAGTGTCATAAAGAAAATCTAACAAGTAATGGGTGTTTATCGTGCACATACACTACATACCTTTGTGCGGCAGGAGCCTCAGCATGTTCAACTGAAAAACAATTAGCACCAGATCATCAACATATGTTTCAgcaaacattttaaagattattaaaAAGATTCAAGGAGTTTATGCTTTTGGGCCttggaggataaaaaaaaagtatgtattgTGTTTGATtacatgttaatgttgtttattaTCAAGCAATCGTACACTGGATGGGAATTGGAGATTGATTAGATGGTAAGATTTCCATCAGGTATGCATTACCTGACACATAAGAACACTAACAACATTTTGCTGGTTTTTAAAAAGTGGAATGGTCTTTCAATCAGATTTTTGCTTGAGAAATTCCCACCGTGACAAGGCCCAAACACTGCAGGACAAATACTTTATCTTAAGCAGATAAACGGTCCACACACTGACCCAGTCATAGCAGGCTTCTCTATCTACTGTGATTCCACAAATGTTGATTTTAGTTGGCTCAGCAAAGGTGAACATGTGCTTGGGCAATGAGTGACAAAAGTCTGAGAACTAGGCTGGAATTCCATAAAGGCCTGGCTTTACCGGTAATGATGGGCAACTTGGGCTTCCATCTCTCCAGTAGCATGAGTCCCAGCAGGGACACACTCAACAGGAACAGAGGCCGCAGGGAGGTGGATGACAGGAGCCTGTGgagacacacagataaacagCCTACCAATGGGCCTGTTCAacacacaaatataataaacataCACGTGATGTCAGGAAACACACTTCCAAagtaaactaaataaatacatctaTACAGCACCTCCGTCAGTCGGACCTGTCATTGACATCTGCTTCACGAGGCCTGGGCCACTAAGCATGACATGAGTGTTTGTTAGGAGTAAGGTGAACAAAGCTGACGGGTGTAACTCAAAATAACTCTGGTTGcgtattttgtttatttttgtaatgtttttgctgATAGTGTTTAATGCATGACACCCAATTCTCcggactaaaaaaaacaattaagttTAAGCTGCCTTGAAAGCTACGTTAGCATTTGGCTAAAGACGTGGGATTAGCTAATTTATCCTGACGTCCACTCGTAACGTCCTCGCTGGTGTTAGCCAGCCTAGCTACTGTTGCTCAATGCAACCTCACTGCGCTGTCAACAATGTGAATTACGTGATTAAACACTGACTCCACGGTTACCAAAATAATGTGTTGAGTGTCAGGGCGACAGAGATGCTGTAGAATGGCCTCTCCCAGACCAACAGCCTCTGCACCCATAGCAGCAGGGGCTCATACTGCGATAGCCAACCCTGAAGACGCTCCCGCAGGCGGACGAGCTCCGGGTTTTCGTCCCCGCAGCTCTGTTCCGATGTCCCTGAAGGGAACAGAGCCTCAAGACCGACAGAAGAGGAGGTAACCGATGGGCGTCTTCTGGCCTCCTCCTCGCTCGCCATGTTTTACCCACTTTGTTATGTTGTTGGGATATCACGGGGTATATGCAAAGAGCAGAGTCAAGTGTGACAGACTTACAGAGAAAGTAAGCTTCCGGTTAttagtttcaaaataaaacacatcgctcataaaaatacaaaacaccaACAAGAAACTTAGAGATGTATTtggtcaacatttttaaaaatttaaggTGTTTTATCTtccaaaaaaactcaaatataaTGATTAGTGATCATTTTAGAGAGGTTATGTCGGGCACTGtaagtttattatttctttgAAGGCAAGATTCATTTCCGTCCTTGTCCTTGATGGTTTCTGGCAACTTGATGTAGCGATACAGAGGGGCGTACGGATCACGTGTTTCCTTGTTTACGGAGAATGGGTTTAAAGCCTACAAAGCCCATCGTACTTATGAAATGTTGCACAAAGGTAAAACACCTGCAAACGCTCTCCCAAACCTACAGCCAGAGACGGTTTCGTTTAGAGGATATTTGCttatataaatgttttaacCGAAAATGATTGCATATATGCAATAACTTGACATGTAGTTGTAGTTAACATAGACATAATGAAGCCAGTGAGATGGAGGTTGTATTTATCGTTCACATTACTGAGGagaaaaaatcaaaaactgATGACTGAGCTGGAATCTAAACCTTCAACCTCGGAGGGCCATGTCAGCATCTTATCATGGTGAGCTATTGTTAACAATTCGATTTTTTTTATCCTATCATTGATGTTAACATTATTGAGGCTACTTAGACATAGAAATAACAGATAATCATAGAATACACTTGATATAGAAATAGACACACAAAAATAGAAGACAAGCACATCCGTATACCTGCTATACGTGTCAATGATTTCCTTCTTTGCCTAATTATCTATTTCTGAGTCTATACATACTATGTGTCTGTGCTCACCGTCTGTGTGACTATTTTTATGTCTATGCTTGGCTTCTATGTCAATGTGtccatttatactgtatatcaagtGTATTCTCACTTTCTGTGTCTATGTACATGATCACCTGTCTATGTTTATGTGCTTCATTTTGAATGATGACCGGATAATTACAGCGTGTAAATTGATATTAATGCAGTTTGTAGATTATTATTTTGAAGGATCCAACCGGAAGCTGTTGCTTAAATGCAATTCCTCTAACTTGATACTAATGCAGTTGTAGTAGCTGGCCACTAGAGGGCCTGACATCTCATTTTTACCGTTACCTAGATACATTTTGGCTGCACTTAGCTCGTTGACGAGTGCTTTCCATTTAAATGTAACTTATATTACGAAGAAAAAACgatttgagctaatgttagaaGTTGTTAAACCCGGCGTGTTATTTCATTACGTTAAGCTGTTAAGGCCACTGCAGTTAATCTCTAGTAACTCAGCTCGTAGGGAGTTGAGTTGGGAACCCAAGggtcgcaggttcaagtccccatgcggatcaaagtatggtggtggactggtagctcgGAGAGGTGCCTGTTCACCTCCAAGGTGTACACCCTCAATACAAGTGCTCTTACTGGCATTAtttatattgtgtgtattttggttGGAAGATTTAAGTGTATTTAATTGTAATTGTACTTAATGAACACTAAAGCAATCTTCGGCCATAGTCCACATACTGCATTTATCCAGAAAATGTAGATTGAAAAGACCACACACCTGCAAGTTTTGATACAAATGTTTAATACAGAAATATACAGTGCTGCATACATATTGATCAATTTGATCAAATGCAGCCAATATGGACATTGTGCTTGGAGACTTATAGAGATTCAGTACGTTTTCAAGGTTGGCCCACTGTCCTTTATAGTTACTTTAACACTATTAATCATGGAAGACATGTTCATGATAACAGCAGCACAGCCAGGggatttttcttccttttgtggTCTCTCACTTTAGTCACAAGTTGATTTCTGAAAGACATAAGCACGATCTTCTATCGTTCTGCTTGGCAACTACAATGAGTAAAAAAGGCTCGAGAGGCCTACCTGGCTGGGTTCACGGCCAGGAATCAAGCCTACACAGGTGATAAAGGAGAGTAGGGGACCACCTGTCCCCTGGTGCTAGGACAAAAGGGCATCAATACCTGCGGGGGTTAAGACCATGGCCTGCAGCAGGTCAGACAGAGAGATGATGCCCTTCACCACATCAGCCCGGTCCACCAGGACCAGCCGGTGGACCTGAAAATGACAAGGAGAGAACATTCTCCTACATTTTTCAGATTGTCTGATTTCATGAGAAATATTTGAGACCAGACTCATTCAAAGAAAAATATCTACCTCAGCGTTGACTATGCGGTCTATGATGGTTTCCAAGGTTTCATCGGGGTAACACTTGATCACTCCCTCAACAAAACACGAGCGCCTGCGAACGGCCTCCTGCATCGGCATGTCCAGATTGTTGTACGTCTTCTGGGCTGCTAGATTCTGCCGTGGCGTGAACACAGATACCTCAGTGTGGGAGCAGGTGACACCAAAAACTGGTAGCTAAAGAAAAAACTGTAGGGATTCCTCGAGAATTGAAGAACTGTGTAAGACATAATACTTACAATCACATCAAATCTTGAGTAGAGTGACACCACTTTGcctgagaaaacaaaatgttggaCTCCATAATATCAGTGCGAAGATACTTTCTAATAAACTGTATTATGTAAAAGCTTTATTGCAGACACAGGTCCATATTACACATCATACAGTATAAAAAGGAGATTCAAACATACAAAGTAATACCATATTCGCCTACAGGATATACAGGCTATAGCACCCATGTCGTCTTTATCTGGAAGTGTATCTATGTCAGCTTTTCAGAGGACTGTAGGGCTTCAGTTATATGGCTCTCTGACTCGTCCAtaagacacataaaactaaACATCTGTTGTCTTAAGAGTGTCTCGCAGGTTGACACTCTAGTGGACACAAACAGCTGACTGGCACTATGCCACCTAGGGACAGCAGTGTAATTGCATCATTGTATGCTACCTTGAGCCTATGCATACCCTTTTGCTTATAGCTCGAGTATGTAGCGGTGTGATGTGCAGAGCACATTGAA
This region includes:
- the retreg2 gene encoding reticulophagy regulator 2, with the translated sequence MASEEEARRRPSVTSSSVGLEALFPSGTSEQSCGDENPELVRLRERLQGWLSQYEPLLLWVQRLLVWERPFYSISVALTLNTLFWLLSSTSLRPLFLLSVSLLGLMLLERWKPKLPIITVEHAEAPAAQSNTMSVEQHLLSIPELSHHLAESYLTYCLYLQEMLQYKQQNHGKFCVMMCSGCLVLAVVGHYVPGIMISYIIVLSVLLWPLVVYHELIQRMYTGLEPILMKLDYSMKGETEHRKHDKRKVKKEMEEGDEPRAETESDSEEELSCFAPTVDVKTTALAMAITDSELSDEEASILESGGFSVSRATTPQLTDVSEDLDQQSLHSDPEESYLRDLPEFPSVEEFPSIDHTLLHFPLRGPGQGDGAQAVAPSEKEPLSPASLLIQHLASPLHFVNTHFNGHGRPPGGVEGMLPVAGAGEAAGTLGEEEKEAAVARDTQQSLEALSEEIVSTAISTVVQNTLSAMLRSSEASEEPSLAEFLPTETPPGALETSTPPTETTANTMITTIGALEADQDPDEAITTESGTGEEMPDDTLVPTEEEDFELLDQSELEGLDLMSDRQPVEGASVAAETPLSPQHQPQS
- the mdh1b gene encoding putative malate dehydrogenase 1B isoform X1 — translated: MAKFVLAGKTDCPHYAKAELLADRLQRCLPNFRIQKISILPREWKEWLEATCKTNGWKHEQSPLVWRELVDHGGKGIILGDFSDFLEHCQDYYNITSDMSTDIMLSVAAENLETKMNLIAEEQHRVRLVKPLHIWISSALSSTCHFLIPYLLSAEVFPHVSAISLHLLDLEGNMEELQWLRMETEDLALGLLHQVTIHTDLEQAFREAAVILLLDEGWSEDGDRENEEETKKKMVKGISDRYREYGLLIDTMANKDVKVIVSGDSFLNLRCSLVLDNARSIDSRQFVAVATQLENEAKAIIAKKLKVRTSDIANVIVWGNISGSFYIDLQRAKVFNYAGAIKGPAFFSQPAKSLLQERKWLETDFQNLVRCQRAAVTSKTRRAAAMTGANGVLAVLKAWNGICSPDEVFSIGVLCLGYHNLPDGIVLSIPATFTDGRWSVLCDVTVGDELKERLQLSASELWQEKELGSENCTILIEETVDGC
- the mdh1b gene encoding putative malate dehydrogenase 1B isoform X2, with product MRIFTILTSTGKTDCPHYAKAELLADRLQRCLPNFRIQKISILPREWKEWLEATCKTNGWKHEQSPLVWRELVDHGGKGIILGDFSDFLEHCQDYYNITSDMSTDIMLSVAAENLETKMNLIAEEQHRVRLVKPLHIWISSLHLLDLEGNMEELQWLRMETEDLALGLLHQVTIHTDLEQAFREAAVILLLDEGWSEDGDRENEEETKKKMVKGISDRYREYGLLIDTMANKDVKVIVSGDSFLNLRCSLVLDNARSIDSRQFVAVATQLENEAKAIIAKKLKVRTSDIANVIVWGNISGSFYIDLQRAKVFNYAGAIKGPAFFSQPAKSLLQERKWLETDFQNLVRCQRAAVTSKTRRAAAMTGANGVLAVLKAWNGICSPDEVFSIGVLCLGYHNLPDGIVLSIPATFTDGRWSVLCDVTVGDELKERLQLSASELWQEKELGSENCTILIEETVDGC